A single Prochlorococcus marinus XMU1410 DNA region contains:
- a CDS encoding nucleoside triphosphate pyrophosphohydrolase family protein, which produces MDFKTYQKKARETAQYPDLGSNNIYPTLGLVGEAGEVAEKVKKVIRDKNGIFDNESRLGIKKELGDVLWYVSNLCTELNFNLEDVALQNLEKLKLRAAKGKIRGSGDDR; this is translated from the coding sequence ATGGATTTTAAAACTTATCAGAAAAAAGCTAGAGAAACGGCACAATATCCAGATTTAGGTTCAAATAATATTTATCCAACTCTTGGTTTAGTGGGAGAGGCTGGTGAGGTGGCAGAAAAAGTGAAAAAGGTTATAAGAGATAAAAATGGAATATTTGATAACGAATCAAGATTAGGTATTAAAAAAGAATTAGGAGATGTTTTGTGGTATGTATCAAATCTTTGTACAGAATTAAATTTCAATTTAGAGGATGTTGCATTACAAAACCTTGAAAAATTAAAATTAAGAGCAGCCAAAGGCAAGATAAGAGGTTCTGGAGATGATAGATAA
- a CDS encoding YggT family protein, with protein MLSEIFAVLGQTLSIYSFILIIRILLTWFPGIDWSNGVLSALTSITDPYLNIFRGIIPPIGGFDISSLLAFLLLNVIQNLITNLQYASLGYS; from the coding sequence ATGCTATCTGAGATTTTTGCAGTTCTGGGTCAAACTTTATCAATTTATTCTTTCATATTGATAATAAGAATTTTACTTACATGGTTTCCAGGTATTGATTGGAGTAACGGTGTTTTATCTGCATTAACTTCTATCACAGATCCTTATTTAAACATTTTTAGAGGTATTATCCCTCCAATAGGTGGATTTGATATTTCATCTTTGTTAGCTTTTTTACTTTTAAATGTTATTCAAAATTTAATTACAAATCTCCAGTATGCAAGTTTAGGTTATAGCTGA
- the scpB gene encoding SMC-Scp complex subunit ScpB — translation MSDIDLVTKVEAVLYLKGRPITKKELSEITNSDINSINDAMKDLKIKYSNPNSAIELNAVNNSFSLELKSSLNEFVDDLLPSDLKTSELRTLATIAIKKKILQSDLILLRGSGAYDHIKELLEKKFIIKRKQKDGRSYWLSLSEKFFQTFAVSNEYLSNIGSDTNKQQ, via the coding sequence ATATCTGATATAGATCTAGTTACTAAAGTTGAAGCTGTTCTATATTTGAAAGGCAGGCCAATAACAAAAAAAGAACTATCAGAAATTACTAATTCTGATATAAACTCAATAAATGATGCAATGAAAGATCTAAAAATTAAATACTCTAATCCCAACTCAGCTATTGAATTAAATGCAGTTAATAACAGTTTTTCTCTCGAACTAAAATCTAGTCTTAATGAATTTGTCGATGATTTACTTCCTTCTGATTTGAAAACATCCGAATTAAGGACATTGGCAACTATTGCGATCAAAAAAAAGATCCTGCAATCGGACCTCATACTTCTTCGAGGTTCAGGTGCTTATGACCATATTAAAGAATTATTAGAAAAGAAATTCATCATCAAACGTAAGCAAAAAGATGGTAGATCATATTGGCTATCATTATCAGAAAAGTTTTTTCAAACTTTTGCTGTAAGTAATGAATATCTCTCAAATATAGGAAGTGATACCAATAAGCAGCAATAA
- the ilvA gene encoding threonine ammonia-lyase, biosynthetic, with the protein MNDYFEKILQAKVYEVAKKTPLEKAHNLSNTLNNEVFLKREDLQDVFSFKIRGAYNKMSKLTNSQLAQGVITSSAGNHAQGVALSALKLNCEATILMPITTPLVKVKAVKNLKAKVILYGDNYDETYKEAIRISQERKLCFIHPFDDPEVIAGQGTIAIELEQQLKEKPYAIYIAVGGGGLISGISLYLKKVWPEVKIIGVEPEDADAMTKSLEEEKIVELSSVGQFADGVAVKKIGKNTFDIGRKYIDKMIRVNTDEICAAIKDVFEDTRSILEPAGALSIAGMKKDILNSNHSNRKMVAIACGANMNFERLRFVAERAELGECKEVMMAVEIPERAGSLIDFCKLLDNRNLTEFSYRMSNSKNAQIFVGVQVYGLNDKKNLLNVFKNSEYSFIDISEDELSKNHLRHMVGGRLPRDFKEMEYRNFIELLYRFEFPERPGALINFLNNMKSNWSISVFHYRNYGADVGKIVIGVLIDKNEILEWNNFVRILGYKFWDETQNDTYKLFLGASD; encoded by the coding sequence ATGAATGATTATTTTGAAAAAATACTTCAAGCTAAAGTCTATGAAGTTGCAAAAAAAACACCACTAGAGAAAGCTCATAATTTAAGTAATACACTTAATAATGAAGTTTTTCTAAAAAGAGAAGATCTTCAGGATGTATTTTCATTCAAAATAAGAGGTGCATATAACAAAATGAGTAAGCTCACTAATTCACAGCTTGCTCAGGGAGTAATTACTTCTAGTGCTGGTAATCATGCTCAAGGGGTAGCACTTAGTGCCCTTAAGTTAAATTGCGAAGCAACTATATTAATGCCCATTACCACACCTCTAGTAAAAGTTAAAGCAGTAAAAAATTTAAAAGCAAAAGTTATATTATATGGCGATAACTATGATGAAACTTATAAAGAGGCAATAAGGATTAGCCAAGAAAGAAAATTATGCTTTATTCATCCCTTTGATGATCCAGAAGTAATAGCTGGACAAGGAACTATAGCTATAGAACTTGAACAGCAGCTTAAGGAAAAACCTTATGCAATTTATATTGCTGTAGGTGGTGGGGGATTGATATCAGGTATATCCTTATACCTTAAAAAGGTATGGCCTGAAGTAAAAATAATTGGTGTAGAACCAGAAGATGCAGATGCTATGACGAAATCTTTGGAAGAAGAAAAAATTGTGGAACTATCTTCTGTAGGTCAATTTGCAGATGGAGTAGCGGTTAAAAAAATTGGTAAAAATACTTTTGATATTGGTAGAAAATATATTGATAAGATGATTAGGGTTAATACTGATGAAATCTGTGCTGCTATAAAAGATGTTTTTGAGGATACTAGATCAATACTAGAGCCCGCAGGTGCCTTATCAATAGCGGGAATGAAAAAAGATATTTTAAATTCGAATCATTCAAATAGAAAAATGGTTGCGATTGCATGTGGTGCAAATATGAATTTCGAGAGGCTTAGATTTGTAGCAGAAAGAGCAGAACTTGGAGAGTGTAAAGAAGTAATGATGGCTGTTGAAATTCCTGAACGTGCTGGTAGTCTAATTGATTTTTGTAAGTTACTTGATAATAGAAATTTAACTGAATTTAGTTATAGGATGTCAAATTCAAAGAATGCACAGATCTTTGTAGGTGTTCAAGTCTATGGTTTAAATGATAAAAAAAATCTATTAAATGTATTTAAAAATTCTGAGTACTCATTTATTGACATAAGTGAAGATGAATTATCTAAAAATCATCTCAGACATATGGTAGGTGGAAGATTACCAAGGGATTTTAAAGAGATGGAATATAGAAACTTTATTGAGCTTTTATACAGATTTGAGTTTCCTGAAAGGCCAGGCGCATTAATAAACTTCTTAAATAATATGAAATCTAATTGGTCTATAAGCGTATTTCACTACAGGAATTATGGAGCTGATGTTGGAAAAATTGTTATTGGAGTTTTGATTGATAAAAATGAGATTTTAGAGTGGAATAATTTTGTAAGAATTCTAGGCTATAAATTCTGGGATGAAACTCAAAACGATACATATAAATTATTCCTTGGTGCATCAGATTAA
- the dxs gene encoding 1-deoxy-D-xylulose-5-phosphate synthase, producing MLLSELSHPNQLHGLTVSQLEEIACQIRERHLQVVSTSGGHLGPGLGVVELTLALYQTLDLDFDKVVWDVGHQGYPHKLVTGRFSQFDSLRQQNGVAGYLKRSESKFDHFGAGHASTSISAALGMAIARDRKGENYKCVAVIGDGALTGGMALEAINHAGHLPNTPLVVVLNDNDMSISPPVGALSSYLNKVRVSPPLQFLSDSVQESVKNIPLIGKDIPEELKNIKGSVRRLSVPKVGAVFEELGFTYMGPIDGHDIGNLVKTFNAAHKLKRPVLVHVVTTKGKGYPYAEADQVGYHAQSAFDLTTGKSIPSKKPKPVSYSKIFGQTLLKICEQDSKVIGITAAMATGTGLDILQKNIPDQYIDVGIAEQHAVTLAAGMSCDGLKPVVAIYSTFLQRAFDQLIHDVGIQNLPVSFVLDRAGIVGADGPTHQGQYDISYMRSIPNFVLMAPKDESELQRMLITSINHNGPTALRIPRGSGLGVAVMDEGWEPLNIGEAEILEEGEDILIIAYGSMVASAIETAKILKNMNINACIVNARFVKPLDKNLIMPLVCRIQKVVTMEEGTLIGGFGSAIVELLNDNEVNIPVYRIGIPDVLVDHASPDQSKEKLGLKPDQMADKIVKKFKLNN from the coding sequence ATGCTTTTAAGTGAGTTAAGTCATCCAAATCAACTTCATGGCTTAACAGTTTCACAATTAGAGGAAATTGCTTGTCAAATTAGAGAAAGACATCTTCAGGTAGTATCTACAAGTGGAGGACATCTTGGTCCTGGATTAGGTGTAGTTGAGTTGACATTGGCTTTATATCAAACTCTTGATCTTGATTTTGACAAAGTTGTTTGGGATGTAGGACATCAAGGTTACCCTCATAAATTAGTTACAGGACGTTTCAGTCAATTTGATTCTCTAAGGCAACAAAATGGAGTCGCTGGATATCTTAAAAGAAGTGAAAGTAAATTTGATCATTTTGGTGCTGGGCATGCAAGTACTTCTATTTCTGCTGCTTTAGGAATGGCAATAGCTAGAGATAGAAAAGGTGAAAATTATAAATGTGTCGCTGTTATTGGAGATGGAGCACTAACTGGAGGAATGGCATTAGAAGCTATAAATCATGCAGGTCACTTACCAAATACCCCTTTAGTTGTAGTATTGAACGATAATGACATGTCTATTTCGCCTCCGGTTGGAGCCCTTTCATCTTACTTAAATAAGGTAAGAGTAAGTCCACCATTACAATTTTTGTCCGATAGTGTTCAAGAAAGTGTAAAAAATATTCCCTTAATTGGTAAGGATATCCCAGAAGAACTAAAAAATATTAAAGGAAGCGTTAGACGACTATCTGTGCCTAAGGTTGGAGCTGTTTTTGAAGAACTTGGATTTACCTATATGGGTCCAATTGATGGTCATGATATTGGTAACTTAGTTAAGACCTTTAACGCTGCCCATAAACTTAAAAGACCTGTACTTGTTCATGTTGTCACAACAAAAGGGAAGGGTTACCCATATGCAGAAGCAGATCAGGTTGGATATCATGCGCAGTCTGCATTTGATCTTACAACGGGGAAATCTATTCCATCAAAGAAACCTAAACCTGTAAGTTATAGTAAGATATTTGGTCAAACCTTATTAAAAATATGTGAACAAGATAGCAAAGTCATTGGTATTACAGCTGCAATGGCTACAGGTACTGGTTTAGATATATTGCAAAAAAATATCCCTGATCAATACATCGATGTTGGAATAGCAGAACAACATGCAGTTACTCTTGCGGCAGGAATGTCTTGCGATGGTCTTAAACCTGTTGTAGCTATTTATAGTACTTTTCTTCAACGTGCTTTCGACCAATTAATTCATGATGTAGGGATACAAAATTTACCTGTATCTTTTGTACTTGATAGAGCTGGCATAGTTGGGGCTGACGGTCCTACTCATCAAGGTCAGTACGATATAAGTTATATGAGATCTATACCTAATTTTGTATTGATGGCACCAAAAGATGAGTCTGAATTACAGAGAATGTTAATAACTTCAATTAACCATAATGGTCCAACAGCTCTAAGAATACCAAGAGGTTCTGGATTAGGGGTGGCTGTAATGGATGAGGGTTGGGAACCTTTGAATATAGGAGAAGCTGAAATCCTTGAAGAAGGAGAAGATATTTTAATTATTGCTTATGGATCAATGGTTGCATCAGCTATTGAAACTGCAAAGATCCTAAAAAATATGAACATTAATGCATGTATTGTTAATGCAAGATTTGTGAAACCTCTAGATAAAAATCTTATTATGCCTTTAGTATGTAGAATTCAAAAAGTGGTAACTATGGAAGAAGGAACCTTAATTGGTGGATTTGGTTCTGCAATAGTTGAATTACTTAACGATAATGAAGTAAACATTCCTGTATACAGGATAGGTATACCCGATGTTTTAGTTGATCATGCTTCACCTGACCAGAGTAAAGAAAAATTGGGACTTAAGCCTGATCAGATGGCAGATAAAATTGTTAAGAAATTTAAGTTAAATAATTAA
- the psaK gene encoding photosystem I reaction center subunit PsaK, with protein sequence MFTTLFAAADPATFSWSPKCAVVMIACNVFAYAIARATIRKPNEGFEIPNSKFYGGLSHASVVGANCLGHIFGIGAILGLASRGVL encoded by the coding sequence ATGTTTACTACATTATTTGCAGCTGCAGATCCAGCGACTTTTTCTTGGTCTCCAAAGTGTGCCGTCGTAATGATTGCATGTAATGTTTTTGCTTATGCAATTGCTAGAGCAACTATAAGAAAACCAAACGAAGGTTTTGAAATACCTAATTCAAAATTCTATGGTGGTTTAAGTCACGCATCAGTTGTAGGTGCTAATTGCCTAGGTCATATTTTCGGAATTGGTGCAATCTTAGGATTAGCCTCACGTGGTGTTTTATAA
- a CDS encoding DUF3593 domain-containing protein, whose protein sequence is MNDLFIKFIENLGSIDNTFLFAVSIIPYAIFLFYLYKIKSVNIFVKTGFSLTVLFVLITILVSIFTLNYYNKTLVEVDFLHGLAESFLTLSDFVILFGFIRLLNSLEVNNS, encoded by the coding sequence ATGAATGATTTATTTATAAAATTTATAGAAAATTTAGGTTCAATCGATAACACATTTTTGTTCGCAGTATCAATAATTCCTTATGCAATATTTTTGTTCTACTTATATAAAATAAAATCTGTTAATATTTTTGTAAAAACAGGATTTTCATTAACTGTTTTATTCGTATTGATAACTATATTGGTATCTATCTTCACACTAAATTACTATAATAAGACCCTTGTTGAGGTTGACTTTCTGCATGGTTTAGCAGAATCCTTCCTAACTTTAAGTGACTTTGTTATTTTGTTTGGATTTATAAGGTTGTTAAATAGCTTAGAAGTAAACAACTCTTAA
- a CDS encoding DUF2499 domain-containing protein, which produces MHELSFGTWLIHISSVIEWIFSIFVINKISTYKKYNLFFWLSLAMVPNLIGAMCAITWHIYDNQDALYGLVTLQGIFTFIGNSTLALASFTIFKKEETYE; this is translated from the coding sequence TTGCACGAACTTTCATTTGGAACATGGTTAATTCATATCTCTTCAGTTATTGAATGGATATTTAGCATCTTTGTCATAAATAAAATTTCTACTTATAAAAAATATAATTTATTTTTTTGGTTAAGCTTAGCCATGGTCCCAAACTTAATAGGAGCTATGTGCGCTATAACTTGGCATATCTATGATAATCAAGATGCATTGTATGGATTAGTAACGCTACAAGGGATATTCACATTTATAGGAAATTCAACATTAGCTCTTGCATCATTCACTATTTTTAAAAAGGAAGAAACTTATGAATGA
- a CDS encoding peroxiredoxin codes for MRNLVLSILIPFILIFNLNSANAFDFAPEVGDYAPNFQLEGFNKNIKSKKFWELNDFQGKWLVIYFYPKDFTAGCTLEAKGFSELKKDFSKFNAEIVGISADNQDSHESFCSEKSINYTLLSDPKGIISDKYGSWIPPFSDRNTFLISPEGKISYRWISVLPINHAKEVLNVLRKKI; via the coding sequence ATGAGAAATTTAGTTTTAAGTATATTAATACCATTTATTCTAATATTTAATCTTAATTCAGCAAACGCTTTTGACTTTGCTCCCGAAGTTGGGGATTATGCTCCAAACTTTCAATTAGAAGGTTTTAATAAAAACATAAAATCAAAAAAATTTTGGGAATTAAATGATTTTCAAGGTAAGTGGCTTGTCATATATTTTTATCCAAAGGACTTTACAGCAGGTTGCACACTTGAAGCTAAAGGTTTTTCGGAATTAAAAAAAGATTTTTCAAAATTTAATGCCGAAATTGTTGGGATTAGTGCTGATAATCAAGATTCTCATGAAAGTTTCTGTAGCGAGAAATCCATAAACTACACTTTATTATCTGATCCTAAAGGAATTATTAGCGATAAATATGGTTCTTGGATTCCTCCATTTTCAGATAGAAATACTTTTTTGATTTCTCCGGAGGGAAAAATTTCTTATAGATGGATAAGTGTTTTACCTATAAATCATGCCAAGGAAGTACTAAATGTACTAAGGAAAAAAATATAA
- the rpmB gene encoding 50S ribosomal protein L28, producing MSRVCELTGAKANNGMAVSHSHIRTKKLQQVNLQKRRLWWEEGKKWVNIKISTKALKSIQKVGLDKFAKSNGVDLKKF from the coding sequence ATGTCAAGAGTTTGTGAACTGACTGGAGCAAAAGCTAATAATGGGATGGCTGTAAGTCACTCACATATTCGTACAAAAAAATTGCAACAAGTTAATCTCCAAAAAAGGAGACTTTGGTGGGAAGAAGGTAAAAAATGGGTAAATATAAAAATTAGTACCAAAGCACTAAAATCTATACAAAAAGTGGGATTAGATAAATTTGCTAAATCTAATGGAGTTGATTTGAAAAAATTCTAA
- the htpG gene encoding molecular chaperone HtpG has translation MEKGEIRINTENIFPIIKKAVYSDHEIFLRELVSNGVDAISKRRMASMAGDCENTDEAQVKITINREKNTLTISDNGIGMNDEEIKKYINQVAFSSAEEFLTKYKKNNDEFIGHFGLGFYSSFMVADRVDILTKSAIGESKAFKWSCDGSPNFTLEESEREEIGTDVILHLLEEEKEFIEPERIKSLIKKYCDFMPTDVLLEGETINKKNPPWRKQPSELKDEDYIELYKYLYPFQGDPLLWIHLNTDYPYDIQGILYFPKLSGRADWEKGEIKLFCNQVFVSDSIKEIVPKYLLPLRGVIDSTDIPLNVSRSALQTDRKVRSISSFISKKIANKLKDLIKNSPEFYAEIWDSISAFIKIGAIEDDKFADLVNNSIIFETIINSEKDVTNDIENKSLIKSNDKYFTTLANYKERNKITDSKKIIYCSDSIAQSSALNICLSDNKEVIKSDPLIDAQFLPWLESKNEDYQFQRVDSEINELEDKESKEIVDKDGKSNTENLRETIVKALNNEKVTVKVQSLSSKGAPPAMILLPEQMRRINDMGAYMEQKMPGLPEYHVLLINKEHPLIVGLNKITGSKIIIDKKDPIENPLASKIANHVYDMAKLSVGGLDQEQIINLQNNNAELISELLNSTN, from the coding sequence ATGGAAAAAGGCGAAATTCGTATTAATACCGAAAATATTTTCCCAATTATCAAGAAGGCAGTATATTCTGACCATGAAATCTTTTTAAGAGAACTTGTTAGTAATGGTGTTGACGCAATTAGTAAAAGAAGAATGGCTTCTATGGCAGGTGATTGCGAGAATACTGATGAGGCTCAAGTAAAAATAACAATTAACCGTGAAAAAAATACGTTAACAATTTCCGATAATGGAATTGGAATGAATGATGAAGAAATTAAGAAGTACATAAATCAAGTTGCATTTTCTAGTGCTGAAGAATTCCTAACAAAATACAAAAAAAATAATGATGAATTTATAGGTCATTTTGGACTAGGTTTTTATTCAAGTTTCATGGTGGCAGATAGAGTTGATATATTAACTAAGTCGGCAATTGGGGAATCAAAAGCTTTCAAATGGTCTTGTGATGGATCGCCAAATTTCACTTTAGAGGAATCAGAAAGAGAGGAAATTGGTACAGATGTTATTCTTCACCTTCTTGAAGAAGAAAAAGAGTTTATCGAGCCTGAAAGGATTAAATCACTAATAAAAAAATATTGTGATTTTATGCCAACAGATGTCTTATTAGAAGGAGAGACAATTAATAAGAAAAATCCTCCTTGGAGAAAACAACCTAGTGAATTAAAAGATGAAGATTATATTGAGTTATATAAATACCTTTATCCTTTCCAGGGAGATCCACTGTTATGGATTCATCTAAATACTGATTATCCATATGACATTCAAGGGATATTGTATTTTCCAAAGTTGTCAGGTAGAGCTGATTGGGAAAAGGGAGAAATAAAACTATTTTGCAATCAAGTATTCGTAAGCGATTCAATTAAAGAGATAGTACCAAAATACCTTCTACCTTTAAGAGGAGTAATTGACTCTACAGATATACCCCTAAATGTTAGTAGAAGTGCATTACAAACAGATAGAAAAGTAAGGTCTATATCATCATTTATCTCAAAAAAAATCGCTAATAAACTGAAGGATTTGATAAAAAATTCTCCAGAATTTTATGCGGAAATCTGGGACTCAATCTCAGCTTTTATTAAAATTGGTGCTATCGAAGATGATAAATTTGCTGATTTAGTCAATAACAGTATAATTTTCGAAACCATCATCAATTCGGAGAAAGATGTCACAAATGATATTGAAAATAAATCGCTTATCAAATCCAATGATAAATATTTCACGACTTTAGCAAATTACAAAGAACGAAATAAGATAACTGATTCTAAAAAAATAATTTACTGTTCAGATTCGATTGCTCAGTCAAGCGCATTAAATATTTGCTTATCTGATAACAAAGAAGTTATTAAATCAGATCCCTTAATTGATGCACAATTTCTTCCTTGGTTAGAAAGTAAAAACGAAGATTATCAGTTCCAAAGAGTTGATTCAGAAATTAATGAACTTGAAGATAAAGAATCTAAAGAAATTGTAGATAAAGATGGTAAATCAAATACAGAAAATCTTAGAGAAACTATTGTAAAAGCACTTAATAATGAAAAAGTAACAGTTAAAGTTCAGTCACTTTCAAGTAAGGGTGCACCACCTGCGATGATCTTGCTTCCAGAGCAAATGAGAAGAATTAATGATATGGGTGCTTACATGGAACAAAAGATGCCTGGATTACCTGAATATCATGTGCTTCTAATTAACAAGGAACATCCTCTTATTGTTGGTCTTAATAAAATTACAGGTAGTAAAATAATTATTGATAAAAAAGACCCTATAGAAAATCCATTAGCATCTAAAATTGCTAATCATGTTTACGATATGGCTAAACTATCTGTTGGTGGATTAGATCAAGAACAGATTATTAATTTACAAAATAATAATGCCGAATTAATTTCAGAATTGCTTAATTCAACAAATTGA
- a CDS encoding ATP phosphoribosyltransferase regulatory subunit, with product MTEIKEIKLVDVKNNSNIINNLNSIYKLWGYEEVSPSFINTLETIKGRGVIDENQVVGIVSNNSLCLRPEMTTSIVKLSSTRLVNKKRPIRLFTNGMVFDKKQNNKNSFKLQEKLQSGIELIGYDTKYPEIEVINILFDSIDNINLKDGCNLFLLVSTTKIMDLILNKYKNNNFEEIKKSLVNFDLDNLSKLGIDEDDKYILKDLLFTRGEPIAILKKLKTTYGTSKTLDDLNFLFETLSKISNKYCVKLQLDPTFQPHLNLYEGIVFQLIGDNGKNKSVIAKGGRYDELVRSYSPNEKIFNGIGFTISVDILRNFIKEEKTDKKKILLMFKDSYLLEKGMNEQKTQQKKGNIAVLHLNPCDDLTKANQIMKENNCNEIFWVK from the coding sequence ATGACAGAAATAAAGGAAATAAAATTAGTTGACGTAAAAAATAACTCAAACATCATAAATAATTTGAATAGTATTTATAAACTATGGGGATATGAAGAGGTTTCACCCTCATTTATAAATACTTTAGAGACCATTAAAGGACGTGGCGTTATTGACGAAAATCAGGTTGTAGGAATAGTAAGTAATAATTCATTATGTCTTAGGCCAGAAATGACAACATCAATTGTTAAATTGTCATCTACTAGGTTAGTAAATAAGAAAAGACCTATAAGATTATTCACCAATGGAATGGTTTTTGATAAAAAACAAAATAATAAAAATTCATTTAAGTTACAAGAAAAATTGCAGAGTGGAATTGAATTAATTGGATATGATACAAAATACCCTGAAATTGAAGTTATCAATATTTTGTTTGATTCAATCGATAATATTAATTTGAAGGATGGTTGTAATTTATTTCTACTAGTAAGCACCACTAAAATAATGGACTTGATACTGAACAAATATAAGAATAATAATTTTGAAGAAATTAAGAAAAGTCTGGTTAATTTTGATCTAGATAATTTATCTAAATTAGGAATAGATGAAGATGATAAATATATTCTTAAAGATCTTTTATTCACACGAGGAGAGCCAATTGCAATATTAAAAAAATTAAAAACCACATATGGTACTAGCAAGACATTAGACGACTTAAATTTTTTATTTGAAACATTATCAAAAATATCAAATAAATATTGTGTTAAATTACAACTTGATCCCACTTTTCAACCTCACTTGAATTTATACGAAGGAATAGTTTTTCAATTAATAGGAGATAATGGTAAAAATAAAAGCGTTATCGCAAAAGGCGGAAGATATGATGAACTAGTAAGATCATATAGTCCTAATGAGAAAATATTTAATGGGATTGGTTTTACAATTTCGGTAGACATTTTAAGAAATTTTATTAAGGAAGAAAAGACAGATAAAAAAAAGATTTTATTGATGTTTAAAGATTCTTATTTGTTAGAAAAAGGTATGAATGAACAAAAAACACAACAGAAAAAAGGAAATATTGCTGTCTTACATTTAAATCCATGTGATGACTTGACTAAAGCCAATCAAATTATGAAAGAAAATAATTGTAATGAAATTTTCTGGGTTAAATAA
- a CDS encoding inositol monophosphatase family protein, whose amino-acid sequence MFELNELEELANQVNLSILYEIAKNSAQIGNEILKVNYNKIQKISSKGRKGDLVTNVDLEVENKIKEYLLEETPNISINAEESGKLNKSSDLTWCIDPLDGTTNYSHGYPFFGTSIGLVYKNKPIIGAISVPYLNELYSACIGLGSFCNDNEIKVSNPSNLSDSLLVTGFSYDRFETEDNNYAEFCFLTHKTRGVRRGGAAAVDLAFVAAGKVDGYWERGLEVWDMAAGAIIVKEAGGIISDYPSGKFNLSSGRILACSPSLENELKNELDKVSPFKKNLYT is encoded by the coding sequence ATGTTTGAATTAAATGAATTAGAGGAACTTGCAAATCAAGTAAACTTATCCATTTTGTATGAAATAGCCAAGAATTCCGCGCAAATTGGTAATGAAATTTTAAAAGTTAATTACAATAAAATTCAGAAAATATCATCAAAGGGTAGGAAGGGTGATCTTGTTACCAATGTAGATTTGGAAGTTGAAAATAAAATAAAAGAATATTTATTAGAAGAAACCCCAAACATATCTATCAATGCAGAAGAATCGGGTAAATTAAACAAATCCTCTGATTTAACATGGTGTATAGATCCATTAGATGGCACAACAAATTATTCTCATGGATATCCTTTTTTTGGAACTTCTATTGGTCTTGTATATAAAAACAAGCCAATTATTGGGGCTATATCAGTACCTTATTTAAATGAACTATATTCAGCATGTATAGGTTTAGGCTCATTCTGCAATGATAATGAAATTAAAGTATCGAATCCTTCTAATCTTTCTGATAGTTTACTTGTAACAGGCTTCTCTTATGACAGATTTGAGACAGAGGATAATAATTATGCTGAATTTTGTTTTTTAACACATAAAACTAGAGGTGTTAGAAGAGGAGGTGCCGCAGCAGTTGATCTAGCATTTGTTGCGGCCGGTAAGGTAGATGGATATTGGGAAAGAGGCTTGGAGGTGTGGGACATGGCGGCCGGTGCTATTATTGTTAAAGAGGCTGGTGGTATTATTTCTGATTATCCATCAGGCAAATTTAATTTAAGTTCAGGAAGAATTTTAGCTTGTTCTCCCAGCCTTGAGAATGAATTAAAAAATGAACTAGATAAAGTCTCTCCATTTAAAAAAAATCTCTATACCTAA